A region of Sphingobium baderi DNA encodes the following proteins:
- a CDS encoding electron transfer flavoprotein-ubiquinone oxidoreductase: MNETGSDRESMPYDVVIVGGGPAGLSAAIRLKQLANDGGMELAVCVLEKGSEIGAHILSGAVIDPKALDELLPQWRDMGCSLADVPVTDNQHWFLTRTGKIAMPHIMTPAWMHNKGTYTGSLGNLCRWLAELAEGMGVEIFPGFAAAEILYNDDGSVKGVATGDMGIDREGNRKADYQPGLELHAKYTFFAEGARGHLTKTLKRHYALDADREPQVYGLGMKELWDIDPALHQPGLVIHSQGWPLTDAYGGGFLYHQANGQVALGFVVGLGYRNPHLYPFEEFQRWKQHPAIRKFLEGGRRVSYGARAINEGGWQSIPKLVFPGGALIGCSAGFVNVPRIKGTHTAMKSGMLAAEAAFAAVQADRNGDVLAQYEDALRSSWIAKELQLVKNAEPLLGKFGGTIGTLLAGIDMWMRTLRIGLPFTMKHKPDNEKIRRSDACARIDYPKPDGKISFDRLSSVFLSNTNHEEDQPVHLQLKDPSIPISYNLPFYDEPAQRYCPAGVYEVVGQDDGDPKFQINAQNCVHCKTCDIKDPTQNINWVVPEGGGGPNYPNM; encoded by the coding sequence ATGAATGAGACGGGAAGCGATCGGGAATCGATGCCCTACGACGTCGTCATCGTAGGCGGCGGGCCAGCCGGGCTGTCAGCGGCAATCCGGCTCAAGCAGCTCGCCAATGACGGGGGTATGGAGCTGGCTGTGTGCGTGCTCGAAAAAGGCTCCGAGATCGGCGCCCATATCCTCTCGGGTGCGGTGATCGATCCCAAAGCGTTGGACGAACTGCTCCCGCAGTGGCGCGACATGGGGTGTTCGCTGGCCGACGTGCCGGTGACAGACAACCAGCACTGGTTCCTGACCAGAACCGGCAAGATCGCGATGCCGCACATCATGACGCCGGCCTGGATGCACAACAAGGGCACCTATACCGGGTCGCTGGGCAACCTGTGCCGCTGGCTCGCCGAACTAGCCGAGGGCATGGGCGTCGAGATCTTCCCCGGCTTCGCGGCAGCCGAAATCCTCTACAATGACGACGGGTCAGTGAAGGGCGTTGCAACCGGCGACATGGGCATCGACCGGGAAGGCAATCGCAAGGCTGATTATCAGCCCGGCCTGGAACTGCATGCCAAATATACTTTCTTCGCCGAGGGCGCGCGCGGGCACCTTACCAAGACATTGAAGCGCCACTATGCACTCGATGCCGACAGAGAACCGCAGGTCTATGGCCTGGGGATGAAGGAATTGTGGGACATCGATCCCGCGCTGCATCAGCCGGGTCTTGTCATCCACTCGCAGGGCTGGCCGCTGACCGATGCTTATGGCGGGGGCTTCCTCTACCATCAGGCAAACGGCCAGGTGGCATTGGGTTTCGTTGTCGGTCTCGGCTACCGGAACCCGCACCTCTACCCGTTCGAAGAGTTCCAGCGCTGGAAGCAGCATCCGGCGATCCGCAAGTTCCTGGAGGGCGGCCGCCGCGTGTCTTATGGTGCGCGCGCGATCAATGAGGGCGGCTGGCAGTCGATCCCCAAGCTGGTCTTCCCCGGCGGCGCGCTGATCGGTTGTTCGGCGGGCTTCGTCAACGTGCCGCGCATCAAGGGCACGCACACCGCCATGAAATCCGGCATGTTGGCGGCCGAGGCCGCGTTCGCGGCGGTGCAAGCCGATCGAAACGGTGATGTGCTCGCCCAGTATGAGGACGCTTTGCGGTCGAGCTGGATCGCGAAGGAACTGCAACTGGTCAAAAATGCCGAACCTCTGCTCGGCAAATTCGGCGGCACGATCGGTACGCTGCTGGCGGGCATCGACATGTGGATGCGCACGCTCAGGATCGGCCTGCCCTTCACGATGAAGCACAAGCCCGACAATGAGAAAATTCGGCGTAGCGACGCCTGCGCCAGGATCGACTATCCCAAACCTGACGGCAAGATCAGCTTCGACCGGCTGTCATCTGTGTTTCTCTCGAACACCAATCATGAGGAAGACCAGCCGGTTCACCTGCAACTGAAGGATCCGTCGATCCCGATCAGTTACAACTTGCCCTTTTATGATGAACCGGCGCAGCGTTACTGCCCTGCCGGTGTCTACGAGGTGGTCGGCCAGGATGACGGCGATCCCAAATTTCAAATCAACGCGCAGAACTGTGTCCATTGCAAGACCTGCGACATCAAGGATCCGACCCAGAACATCAACTGGGTCGTGCCCGAAGGCGGCGGTGGGCCGAATTATCCCAACATGTGA
- a CDS encoding 2Fe-2S iron-sulfur cluster-binding protein — translation MSTLNIVTRDGSAVRVTPEPGLSVMEIIRENGIDELMALCGGCCSCATCHVFIAEDSFDQLPAMSADEDDLLDSSEHRRHVSRLSCQIPWSDVLDGLTITIAPED, via the coding sequence ATGTCGACACTGAACATTGTCACGAGAGACGGAAGCGCGGTGCGGGTCACCCCAGAGCCGGGTCTTTCGGTGATGGAAATAATTCGCGAGAATGGCATCGATGAACTGATGGCGCTGTGCGGCGGATGCTGCTCCTGCGCGACGTGCCATGTCTTCATTGCGGAGGATTCGTTCGATCAGCTTCCCGCGATGAGCGCAGACGAAGACGACCTTCTCGACAGCTCCGAGCATCGCAGACACGTCTCCCGCCTCTCGTGCCAGATCCCCTGGTCCGACGTGCTCGACGGACTTACGATCACCATCGCCCCGGAAGATTGA
- a CDS encoding electron transfer flavoprotein subunit alpha/FixB family protein produces the protein MKTLVWVEHEAGAVKDATLSAVTAASKLGEVHLIVAGKGVDGVAAEAARIAGVGKVHVADDAAFDHALAENVAPLIVELMGSHDAFVAPATSNGKNIAPRVAALLDVMQVSEILSVESDDTFTRPTYAGNAIATVKSSDARKVITVRGTAFEKAARDGGSGTVEAVASTGDKGLSSFVGAEIAKLERPELTSAKIIVSGGRALKDGPTFEQVIFPLADKLGAGVGASRAAVDAGYVPNDYQVGQTGKIVAPEVYVAVGISGAIQHLAGMKDSKTIIAINKDEDAPIFQVADIGLVGDLFKVVPELTEKLSG, from the coding sequence ATGAAAACTCTCGTATGGGTTGAGCATGAGGCCGGCGCCGTCAAGGACGCCACCCTCTCCGCCGTCACTGCCGCGTCGAAGCTCGGCGAAGTTCACCTGATCGTCGCCGGCAAGGGCGTGGACGGCGTCGCCGCCGAAGCCGCCAGGATCGCCGGCGTAGGCAAGGTCCATGTCGCCGACGACGCGGCATTCGATCATGCGCTGGCCGAGAATGTCGCGCCGCTCATCGTTGAGTTGATGGGCAGCCACGACGCATTCGTCGCGCCCGCCACGTCGAACGGCAAAAACATCGCGCCGCGCGTTGCCGCGCTGCTCGATGTCATGCAGGTGAGCGAAATCCTATCGGTCGAGAGCGACGACACCTTCACCCGCCCGACCTATGCCGGAAACGCAATCGCGACGGTCAAGTCAAGCGACGCCAGGAAGGTCATCACCGTGCGCGGCACGGCGTTTGAAAAGGCCGCCAGGGACGGTGGATCGGGCACAGTCGAAGCCGTTGCCTCGACCGGCGACAAGGGCCTTTCAAGCTTCGTCGGAGCCGAGATCGCCAAGCTCGAGCGCCCCGAACTCACGTCGGCCAAGATCATCGTATCGGGCGGCCGCGCCTTGAAGGACGGTCCGACATTCGAGCAAGTGATCTTCCCCCTCGCCGACAAGCTGGGCGCTGGCGTAGGCGCCAGCCGCGCGGCGGTCGATGCGGGCTATGTTCCTAACGATTATCAGGTCGGACAGACCGGCAAGATCGTCGCGCCCGAAGTCTATGTCGCGGTCGGTATCTCCGGCGCCATCCAGCATCTGGCCGGCATGAAGGACTCCAAGACCATCATTGCCATCAACAAGGACGAGGACGCGCCGATCTTCCAGGTGGCCGACATTGGTCTTGTGGGGGATCTCTTCAAGGTCGTGCCCGAACTTACAGAGAAGCTTTCGGGCTGA
- a CDS encoding electron transfer flavoprotein subunit beta/FixA family protein has translation MKILVPVKRVIDYNVKPRVKADGTGVDLANVKMSMNPFDEIAVEEAIRLKEKGEATEIVAVSIGVAKAQETLRTALAMGADRAILVQTDDEVEPLGVAKLLAKIVAEEAPGLVILGKQAIDDDSNQTGQMLAALLGWAQGTFASKVEVDGDTVNVTREVDGGLETVKLKTPAIVTTDLRLNEPRYASLPNIMKAKSKPLATKAPADFGVDVAPRLTTLKVVEPPQRTAGIKIADVDELVAKLKVMGVAA, from the coding sequence ATGAAAATCCTCGTGCCCGTTAAGCGGGTGATTGACTACAATGTGAAACCCCGCGTGAAGGCCGACGGGACAGGCGTCGACCTCGCCAACGTCAAGATGTCGATGAACCCGTTCGACGAAATCGCGGTCGAGGAAGCCATCCGCCTCAAGGAAAAGGGCGAGGCGACGGAGATCGTCGCGGTCTCCATCGGCGTTGCCAAGGCGCAGGAAACGCTGCGCACCGCGCTCGCCATGGGCGCGGACCGCGCGATCCTCGTCCAGACCGACGATGAGGTCGAGCCGCTCGGCGTCGCCAAGCTGCTCGCCAAGATCGTCGCGGAAGAGGCCCCCGGCCTCGTCATCCTGGGCAAGCAGGCGATCGACGACGACAGCAACCAGACCGGCCAGATGCTGGCCGCGCTGCTCGGCTGGGCGCAGGGCACCTTCGCTTCCAAGGTGGAAGTCGACGGCGACACCGTCAACGTGACGCGCGAAGTCGACGGCGGCCTGGAGACGGTCAAGCTGAAGACCCCCGCCATCGTCACCACCGACCTGCGCCTCAACGAGCCGCGCTACGCCTCGCTGCCCAATATCATGAAGGCGAAATCGAAGCCGCTCGCGACCAAGGCACCCGCCGACTTCGGCGTCGACGTCGCCCCGCGCCTCACCACGCTCAAGGTCGTCGAACCGCCCCAGCGCACCGCCGGCATCAAGATCGCCGACGTCGACGAGCTGGTCGCCAAGCTCAAGGTCATGGGCGTCGCCGCCTGA
- a CDS encoding FadR/GntR family transcriptional regulator, which translates to MKLDSERMISKISADELGFAPIKTQRAFEVICEQIRARLASGLLKSGDKLPAERELAAEFQVSRSALREALRSLEVAGIIRNVKGVKGGAFIQSAEPDRIVQAMQDYVHLGNVSLDELTEARLAIQDIIIRLVCERATEADFIELEAVAERTRRETTVDARYECAVQYYAVLARATKNRMFGIFVDSLSAILHEFVRGPDYETLQKSLIESRFRLIGYLRKRDAEAAASEMRRHLERVHRHVRKNLKAAAKPNQETTEATRGSRKAR; encoded by the coding sequence ATGAAACTGGACTCAGAACGGATGATATCGAAAATTTCGGCGGATGAGCTGGGCTTCGCTCCCATAAAAACGCAGCGCGCCTTCGAGGTCATCTGCGAGCAAATTCGGGCACGTCTCGCCAGCGGCCTGCTCAAATCCGGCGACAAGCTTCCGGCCGAACGCGAGCTTGCCGCCGAGTTTCAGGTGAGCCGCAGCGCGCTGCGCGAAGCGCTGCGCAGTCTTGAGGTGGCGGGCATCATCCGGAATGTCAAAGGGGTCAAGGGCGGCGCGTTCATCCAGTCGGCCGAGCCCGACCGCATCGTGCAGGCGATGCAGGACTATGTGCATCTGGGAAACGTCTCGCTCGATGAGCTTACCGAAGCCCGTCTCGCCATCCAGGACATCATCATAAGGCTTGTCTGCGAACGCGCCACAGAGGCTGATTTCATCGAGCTCGAGGCGGTGGCCGAGCGGACCCGTCGTGAAACGACGGTGGATGCGCGCTACGAGTGTGCCGTACAATATTATGCGGTGCTCGCCCGGGCCACGAAAAATCGCATGTTCGGGATCTTCGTCGATTCCCTCTCTGCCATTCTGCACGAATTTGTGCGCGGACCTGATTATGAGACGCTGCAGAAATCGCTGATCGAATCGCGATTCAGGCTTATCGGGTATCTGCGCAAACGTGACGCCGAGGCTGCTGCGAGCGAAATGCGGCGGCATCTTGAGCGGGTACATCGTCACGTACGAAAGAATCTCAAAGCTGCCGCGAAGCCCAATCAGGAAACCACCGAGGCGACCCGCGGCTCTCGCAAGGCGCGTTGA
- a CDS encoding CaiB/BaiF CoA transferase family protein, with the protein MTDSAGNESHGALDEVRVLDFTSVMAGPFATRMLADLGADVVKIESLDGDQVRSRPPVREGCSAYFGHLNAGKRSMACNLKSPKIRSLILDLVKRFDVVVENFRPGVMQRFGLDYQALSAINPRLIYCSISGYGQQGPKAHHPAYAPVIHATSGFDMVNMHYQDDASRPAASGIFIADVLGGVHAFGAIQAALYQREKTGKGQYIDLSMLEAMVGMLVYETQEAQFPGGARRPLYTPLKTRDGFIMIAPTSPRNFEQLSDAVGHPEWREDPRFRTVADRNANWATLLALAEEWTCLRSSEEAEEILSGHGVPCGRYREMAEVLSDPQLAARQALTTISDAAGPYAVPNPPFRMSGSRVEARNLVASLGQHGRALLTEELGVSRDDLDALQAAGQLI; encoded by the coding sequence ATGACCGACTCTGCTGGAAATGAGAGCCACGGCGCACTCGACGAGGTCCGTGTACTGGATTTCACGAGCGTGATGGCGGGACCCTTCGCGACCCGGATGCTCGCAGATCTCGGCGCGGATGTCGTGAAGATCGAATCGCTCGACGGCGATCAGGTGCGTTCCCGCCCTCCCGTTCGGGAAGGCTGCAGCGCCTATTTCGGTCATCTGAACGCAGGCAAACGCAGCATGGCCTGCAATCTCAAGTCGCCCAAGATTCGCTCCCTTATCCTTGACCTCGTCAAGCGCTTCGACGTTGTCGTCGAGAACTTCCGCCCTGGCGTCATGCAACGGTTCGGGCTTGATTATCAGGCGTTGTCCGCGATTAATCCACGGCTCATCTATTGTTCGATCTCGGGCTATGGGCAGCAGGGCCCCAAGGCGCACCATCCGGCTTATGCGCCGGTCATCCACGCGACCAGCGGGTTCGACATGGTCAACATGCACTATCAGGATGACGCATCGCGCCCGGCGGCCAGCGGCATCTTCATCGCCGACGTGCTGGGGGGCGTTCACGCTTTCGGCGCTATCCAGGCCGCGCTCTACCAACGAGAGAAGACCGGCAAGGGCCAGTATATCGACCTGTCCATGCTGGAGGCGATGGTCGGAATGCTGGTCTATGAGACGCAGGAGGCTCAATTCCCCGGTGGTGCGCGCCGGCCGCTGTACACGCCGCTCAAGACCCGGGACGGCTTCATCATGATCGCGCCAACCAGTCCTCGCAACTTCGAGCAGCTCAGCGATGCGGTGGGACATCCCGAATGGCGGGAGGATCCAAGATTTCGGACCGTTGCCGACCGCAATGCGAATTGGGCGACCCTGCTTGCTCTCGCCGAGGAATGGACCTGCCTGCGATCGTCTGAGGAGGCTGAGGAGATTCTGTCCGGGCACGGCGTACCATGTGGCCGCTACCGTGAAATGGCCGAGGTTCTCTCCGACCCACAGCTTGCCGCCCGCCAGGCTCTCACAACCATCAGCGATGCTGCGGGCCCCTATGCCGTTCCCAACCCGCCGTTCAGGATGAGCGGCTCGCGCGTGGAGGCTCGAAACCTCGTCGCGAGCCTGGGCCAGCATGGGCGCGCGCTTTTGACGGAGGAGCTTGGCGTGTCCCGGGACGACCTCGATGCCCTGCAAGCCGCAGGACAACTGATCTGA
- a CDS encoding acyl-CoA dehydrogenase family protein has protein sequence MDFELPDDIKEFCDVTRTIVRDLLPYEAEFQATGVVPPIVRQTLVDNGYFGMALPEAYGGLGLGALAQAAVQIELARLPPQFWTELRPLMGPGAKNIIHHASDEQRAALLPGMATGEIPIAFALTEPNSGSDPGSMRTTAVRNADGWRINGSKTYISNGKKAKHIIVYAYTDKTAGARNGISAFLMPADTPGFAVTGTIELMGTATPGVFELSFDECQVPADALLGEEGQGFRYALEGLNEGRINVGATAVGMGEYALELAIDESKVRPAFGGVISEFQAIRHYLANMATDMRAARLILLDAAWRYDQGDKSRELASMAKLFATEAGSRTVDTAVQIFGGSGYCRGFAVERLYRDIRITRIYEGSSEIQRNTIARELLR, from the coding sequence ATGGATTTTGAACTCCCCGATGACATCAAGGAATTTTGTGATGTTACGCGAACCATCGTTCGCGATCTGCTTCCCTATGAAGCCGAGTTCCAGGCCACCGGGGTAGTTCCGCCGATCGTTCGCCAGACATTGGTCGATAACGGCTATTTCGGCATGGCGCTGCCGGAGGCATATGGCGGCCTGGGCCTCGGTGCGCTGGCCCAGGCGGCGGTGCAGATCGAGCTTGCCCGACTCCCCCCTCAATTCTGGACGGAACTGAGACCCCTCATGGGGCCAGGCGCCAAGAACATCATCCATCATGCGAGCGACGAACAGCGTGCTGCCCTGCTGCCCGGCATGGCGACAGGTGAAATTCCGATCGCGTTTGCGCTGACCGAACCCAATAGCGGCTCCGACCCGGGCTCCATGCGTACAACCGCGGTTCGCAACGCCGATGGCTGGCGCATCAATGGCAGCAAAACCTATATCTCCAACGGCAAGAAGGCGAAACACATCATCGTGTACGCCTACACGGACAAGACGGCGGGCGCCCGCAACGGTATCTCCGCCTTCCTGATGCCGGCCGACACGCCCGGCTTCGCCGTTACCGGCACGATCGAGCTGATGGGCACCGCGACGCCCGGCGTGTTCGAACTCAGCTTCGATGAATGTCAAGTTCCGGCCGACGCGCTGCTCGGCGAAGAAGGACAGGGTTTCCGCTATGCCCTCGAGGGACTCAATGAAGGGCGGATCAACGTCGGCGCAACAGCCGTCGGTATGGGCGAATATGCCTTGGAGCTGGCGATCGATGAATCGAAAGTCCGCCCCGCTTTTGGCGGCGTCATCTCCGAATTCCAGGCGATCCGCCACTATCTCGCCAATATGGCCACCGACATGCGCGCTGCTCGCCTGATCCTGCTCGACGCTGCCTGGCGTTACGATCAGGGAGACAAGAGCCGCGAACTGGCATCGATGGCAAAGCTTTTCGCGACCGAAGCGGGCAGCCGCACCGTCGATACCGCCGTCCAGATTTTCGGCGGCAGCGGATATTGTCGGGGCTTTGCAGTCGAGCGGCTCTATCGCGATATCCGCATCACCCGGATCTATGAGGGCTCTTCGGAGATCCAGCGCAACACCATCGCCCGCGAGTTGCTTCGCTAA
- a CDS encoding LysR family transcriptional regulator, with amino-acid sequence MAADPFDINLRHLRALIAIEEHGSITAAADAVSLSQPALTQGLAKLERQFGYTFFERRSGGMVATAMGRIVVARAQAAIEHLSAGAKGLSAAFLHPDRLMTMTQLRALLAVAEAGSFAGAANVTGLSQTAVHRAVGDLEQIIGATIVERRGRVVWLNAAGKRLARGTRLALAEISAAIVELAIDGGGGSEQISFGALPLSRPLLVPAAMAQMVRAEPRAAFKILEGSWRELVEPLRDGVIDMIVGALRPYEIADLYQLPLVEDRLIVVAGSQHPLVGQENPSMEQLASYPWVVSPPSTPSREQWERVFKGASMPATPIECSSVMIIGRLLWETNFLTLLSPDQVALQIRSGLLAQIGQPLEGTKRTVGITTRRSWRPTATQRRFLDMLREAATQMRSEENQPGLRDSGWL; translated from the coding sequence ATGGCTGCCGACCCATTCGACATAAACCTGCGCCACCTGCGCGCTCTGATCGCCATCGAAGAGCATGGCAGCATCACGGCGGCCGCCGATGCCGTTAGTCTTTCGCAGCCTGCCTTGACGCAGGGCCTGGCGAAGCTCGAACGGCAATTCGGCTACACCTTCTTCGAACGGCGTTCCGGGGGGATGGTCGCCACGGCCATGGGGCGCATCGTTGTTGCACGGGCGCAAGCCGCGATCGAACATCTCTCGGCCGGAGCCAAGGGACTGTCAGCCGCATTCCTGCATCCGGATCGGCTGATGACCATGACCCAGCTTCGCGCGCTGCTGGCCGTCGCGGAAGCGGGTAGCTTTGCGGGCGCCGCGAATGTCACGGGGCTTTCGCAGACGGCCGTTCATCGAGCGGTCGGTGATCTGGAGCAGATCATCGGCGCGACGATCGTCGAGCGTCGTGGCCGTGTCGTCTGGCTCAACGCGGCGGGAAAGCGTCTCGCGCGAGGAACCCGCCTCGCGCTTGCGGAGATTTCGGCTGCGATCGTCGAGCTGGCGATCGATGGCGGTGGTGGAAGCGAACAAATCTCGTTCGGCGCGTTGCCGCTGTCCCGGCCACTGCTGGTCCCGGCCGCGATGGCGCAAATGGTGCGTGCCGAGCCGCGCGCCGCCTTCAAGATCCTTGAAGGCAGTTGGCGTGAACTGGTCGAACCGCTGCGCGACGGAGTTATCGACATGATCGTCGGCGCGCTTCGTCCCTATGAGATCGCAGATCTTTACCAGTTGCCGCTGGTTGAAGATCGACTGATCGTCGTTGCCGGCAGCCAGCATCCTCTTGTGGGGCAGGAGAATCCTTCCATGGAGCAACTCGCGTCCTATCCCTGGGTCGTATCACCGCCCAGCACGCCCTCCCGGGAGCAATGGGAACGCGTTTTCAAAGGGGCTTCTATGCCCGCAACGCCGATCGAGTGCAGTTCGGTGATGATCATAGGCCGACTGCTCTGGGAAACGAATTTCCTAACGCTGCTGTCGCCCGATCAGGTGGCACTCCAGATCCGAAGCGGACTTCTCGCGCAGATCGGCCAGCCTCTGGAAGGCACCAAGCGAACCGTCGGCATCACCACGCGTCGCAGTTGGCGGCCGACGGCAACGCAGCGCCGCTTTCTCGACATGCTCCGGGAAGCCGCGACGCAAATGCGATCCGAGGAGAACCAGCCCGGTCTGCGAGACTCAGGCTGGCTGTGA
- a CDS encoding aldehyde dehydrogenase family protein: MHMMTIPPRPALLDTPEQDMLIGGQRVPALSGKRFETRNPATGDLLAMVAHGCAEDVDRAVKVARAALTGPWARMKGAERQRIMLRLADLVEQHYDELAMLDTLDLGAPYSRTVLGKVRAGALLRYYAGQATLISGETLDNSAPGDVLSHTLKEPIGVVAAINPWNGPIGMSVWKAGPVLASGCTLVMKPAEQTPLSALRFGELCLEAGVPEGVINIVTGKGDAGAALSAHPGVDKIAFTGSTGVGEKILLAAAPTMKRVSVELGGKSPNIVFADADLDKAVPAAAMAVFANSGQICSAGTRLYVHSSIREEFMERLAAFTKTMKVGDPLDPQTQIGPVVSGPQMEKILGFMEGAVAEGASALVGGARLSGTGYDGGYFIQPTIFDNVSDTMTIAREEIFGPVLASFSFDTIEEVLERANATEFGLGSGVWTRDLATAHRMARGIRAGSVWVNCYQVLDPGVPFGGYGMSGFGRESGPHHIEEYLETKAVWIKLD, translated from the coding sequence ATGCATATGATGACCATTCCTCCCCGCCCCGCCCTGCTCGACACACCCGAACAGGATATGCTGATCGGTGGCCAGCGCGTCCCTGCCCTTTCGGGAAAGAGGTTCGAGACGCGCAACCCTGCGACCGGTGACCTGCTTGCGATGGTGGCGCACGGTTGCGCGGAAGATGTCGATCGCGCCGTCAAGGTCGCTCGCGCCGCACTCACTGGCCCGTGGGCCCGCATGAAGGGCGCAGAGCGTCAGCGCATCATGCTGCGGCTCGCCGACCTCGTCGAGCAGCATTACGATGAGCTCGCCATGCTCGACACGCTGGACCTGGGTGCGCCCTACAGCCGTACCGTGCTCGGAAAGGTGCGCGCTGGCGCGCTGCTGCGCTACTATGCCGGTCAGGCGACGCTGATTTCAGGCGAAACGCTGGACAATTCGGCGCCGGGCGACGTGCTTTCACATACGCTCAAGGAGCCGATTGGCGTGGTCGCTGCAATCAATCCCTGGAATGGTCCGATCGGCATGTCGGTTTGGAAAGCCGGTCCGGTGTTGGCGTCCGGCTGTACGCTGGTCATGAAGCCGGCAGAGCAAACGCCGCTTTCGGCGCTCCGCTTCGGCGAATTGTGCCTTGAAGCGGGGGTCCCCGAGGGCGTCATTAACATCGTGACGGGAAAGGGCGACGCCGGCGCCGCCCTTTCCGCTCATCCTGGTGTCGACAAGATCGCGTTCACCGGCTCGACCGGCGTGGGCGAGAAAATCCTGCTCGCGGCCGCGCCTACCATGAAGCGTGTGAGCGTGGAACTGGGCGGCAAGTCCCCCAACATCGTTTTCGCAGATGCGGACCTCGACAAGGCGGTGCCGGCAGCGGCCATGGCCGTGTTCGCCAATTCAGGGCAGATATGTTCGGCTGGCACCCGCCTCTATGTCCACTCCTCGATCCGCGAAGAATTCATGGAGCGCCTCGCCGCGTTCACGAAGACGATGAAGGTCGGCGATCCTCTGGACCCGCAGACACAGATCGGGCCGGTTGTCTCAGGCCCTCAGATGGAAAAGATCCTCGGCTTCATGGAAGGCGCTGTAGCTGAAGGCGCAAGTGCCTTGGTCGGCGGCGCGCGTCTTTCGGGCACCGGCTATGACGGTGGGTATTTCATCCAACCTACCATCTTCGACAATGTGTCGGACACGATGACGATCGCGCGCGAGGAGATTTTCGGTCCGGTCCTTGCAAGCTTCAGCTTCGATACGATCGAAGAAGTTCTGGAGCGCGCCAATGCAACCGAGTTCGGTCTTGGCAGTGGTGTGTGGACGCGCGACCTTGCCACAGCGCATCGCATGGCTCGCGGCATTCGCGCCGGATCTGTATGGGTCAATTGCTATCAGGTGCTTGATCCAGGCGTACCTTTTGGCGGCTACGGCATGAGCGGCTTCGGCCGGGAGTCAGGCCCGCATCATATCGAGGAGTATCTCGAGACCAAGGCCGTCTGGATCAAGCTGGACTAA